The Aethina tumida isolate Nest 87 chromosome 6, icAetTumi1.1, whole genome shotgun sequence genome has a segment encoding these proteins:
- the LOC126265977 gene encoding ATP-dependent RNA helicase vasa-like, which translates to MTKKAKEAKEKKTNDNWESGDNYKRNRNTTEWGSSDRGTGNRRRRGYSRGGGNRFNNDETWVENGEEGARGSTGGRNNQTRSGSGVDDSWGGRSDGAWGEDDKGRRRHDIGDSNRKGRTDNDTNDAGPEKPREIYVPLERVGEDDLFTTTITSGVNFIKLTDVEVNVSGQNVPRPIASFEASKLRQLLCDNVKRSGYTTPTPIQKHAIPIIANGRDLLGCAQTGSGKTAAFLLPIINKLMEDQSPPITENSTAYPNVVIISPTRELAIQIYEQARKFAYHTIVKVVICYGGTSVFHQTSQVSRGCHILVTTPGRLIDFLSRNTVSFASCNCFVLDEADRMLDMGFISAVEQMLGHETMPATGVRQTLMFSATFPEEVQVLAGKFLYNYIFVAVGIVGSASSDVEQYFHMVSKYNKREMLIEMLQKSKGKEKTIVFVETKRNTDFLASLLSESDIQSTSIHGDRLQREREQALWDFKKGTRNILVATAVAARGLDIEGIQHVINYDLPKSIDEYVHRIGRTGRVGNCGKATSFYDPDVDSGLAGPLTKILEQAGITVPEFLRKAGYGGGSSDAFSGRDVRGNDYGTDVKAAFDPCADEWFKFLKSLFRPLHSGH; encoded by the exons ATGACCAAGAAGGCGAAAGAGGCGAAAGAAAAG aaaacga atgACAACTGGGAAAGTGGTGACAACTATAAGAGAAACAGGAATACCACTGAATGGGGAAGCAGTGACAGAGGCAcaggaa ACCGAAGGCGCCGTGGTTATAGTCGAGGCGGTGGCAacagatttaataatgatgaaaCGTGGGTTGAAAATGGCGAGGAAGGCGCAAGAGGCAGTACAGGag gtCGCAACAATCAAACCCGAAGTGGCAGCGGAGTGGACGACAGCTGGGGTGGAAGAAGCGACGGTGCTTGGGGTGAAGATGATAAGGGAAGGCGTCGCCACGACATCGGCGACTCCAACAGAAAAGGTCGCACTGATAATGACACAAATGATGCCGGTCCGGAGAAACCACGGGAAATTTATGTGCCCCTGGAACGGGTCGGAGAAGATGATCTCTTCACAACCACCATCACTTCGG gtgtgaattttattaaacttactGACGTTGAAGTAAATGTGTCGGGACAGAATGTGCCCAGGCCGATTGCTTCATTTGAAGCTTCCAAACTTAGGCAACTGTTATGTGATAACGTGAAAAGGTCTGGTTACACCACACCAACGCCTATACAAAAACATGCAATACCCATTATTGCAAACGGGAGAGACTTGTTGGGCTGTGCCCAAACTGGCTCAGGAAAAACCGCCGCGTTTCTACTTCCCATAATTAACAAACTAATGGAAGATCAATCTCCACCTATCACTGAAAATAGCACAGCATATCCCAACGTGGTAATTATCTCTCCGACCAGAGAACTTGCCATACAAATTTACGAACAAGCCCGAAAATTTGCTTACCACACAATTGTTAAGGTCGTAATTTGCTATGGCGGCACATCAGTTTTTCATCAGACTAGTCAAGTTTCTCGAGGTTGCCACATTTTGGTGACAACTCCTGGTCGTCTGATTGATTTTCTTTCGCGTAACACCGTCTCATTTGCTTCTTGCAATTGTTTTGTTCTGGATGAGGCGGATCGCATGCTAGATATGGGATTTATATCAGCAGTTGAGCAGATGCTTGGCCACGAGACTATGCCAGCTACG GGTGTAAGACAGACGTTGATGTTTTCCGCTACGTTTCCTGAAGAGGTTCAAGTTTTGGCGggcaaatttttatacaattatatatttgtggcTGTTGGCATCGTGGGGAGCGCCTCAAGTGATGTGGAACAGTACTTCCACATGGTATCAAAGTACAACAAGAGAGAAATGTTGATAGAAATGCTTCAAAAAT CCAAAGGCAAAGAAAAAACCATCGTATTTGTGGAAACGAAGCGCAACACAGACTTCCTAGCCAGCTTGTTAAGCGAAAGCGACATACAATCGACCAGCATCCACGGCGACCGACTTCAACGAGAGCGCGAGCAGGCTTTGTGGGACTTCAAAAAGGgcacaagaaatattttagttgcGACCGCCGTTGCGGCCCGAGGTCTCGACATCGAAGGTATCCAGCACGTGATAAATTACGACTTGCCGAAGAGCATAGACGAATATGTTCACCGCATCGGTAGGACGGGCCGTGTGGGGAACTGCGGCAAAGCCACCAGTTTCTACGATCCGGACGTCGATTCAGGCCTGGCCGGGCCACTGACGAAGATTCTGGAACAGGCCGGGATCACCGTTCCGGAGTTTCTGCGCAAGGCCGGATATGGCGGCGGATCGTCGGATGCCTTTAGCGGCAGGGATGTCAGAGGCAACGATTATGGTACTGACGTTAAAGCTGCATTTGATCCATGTGCCGATGAATg GTTTAAGTTCCTGAAATCGCTCTTCCGGCCTCTGCATTCAGGACATTGA
- the LOC126265861 gene encoding GATA zinc finger domain-containing protein 4-like — translation MSEDWDDDPPSEFHPVEGGTRFTGPASSVGRGRGFGRDVDSRHKPNNINNTWGENQQEGAIGDRGDNKWESGDNNNGNKENIDWGSSGRGNRRGRSYSRGGGNRFNNDETWVENGEEGSKGRRGDDMWESGDNNNKGNIGNVERNSNSTDRRGKQTYYIIKIHLTLIKTNSIN, via the exons ATGAGCGAGGACTGGGATGACGACCCGCCTTCAGAGTTTCATCCAGTTGAAGGTGGCACTAGGTTTACTGGACCAGCTTCTTCAG tTGGAAGAGGACGAGGATTTGGTCGAGATGTTGACAGTCGTCACAAACCCAACAACATTAACAATACATGGGGAGAAAATCAGCAAGAAGGCGCAATAGGCGATAGAGGAG ACAACAAGTGGGAAAGTGGCGACAACAATAATGGAAACAAGGAAAACATTGATTGGGGAAGCAGTGGCAGaggaa ACCGAAGAGGCCGTAGTTATAGTCGAGGTGGTGGCAacagatttaataatgatgaaaCGTGGGTTGAAAATGGCGAGGAAGGCTCAAAAGGCAGAAGAGGag ATGACATGTGGGAAAGTGgcgacaataataataaaggaaaTATAGGAAATGTTGAAAGGAATAGCAACAGTACAGACAGAAGAGGTAAACAaacttattacattattaaaatacatctgacattaattaaaacaaattctataaattaa